A region of Thermococcus barossii DNA encodes the following proteins:
- a CDS encoding zinc finger domain-containing protein has product MEAKFEIPVCTSCGKEITPREHATHFVCPNCGEEIIWRCESCRVLSVPYKCPKCGWEGP; this is encoded by the coding sequence GTGGAAGCCAAGTTCGAGATACCCGTATGCACATCATGCGGAAAGGAGATAACCCCCAGGGAGCACGCCACTCACTTCGTCTGCCCGAACTGTGGCGAGGAGATAATCTGGCGCTGCGAAAGCTGCAGGGTCCTCTCAGTCCCCTACAAGTGCCCCAAGTGCGGCTGGGAGGGGCCGTGA